The segment CGCGCCATCGCCTCCCAGCAGTCCGGCTCCGCGCTTGGATGGAGCAGAAGCACTTCGGCTCGACCGCCTTCGCGGCGCCGGGGTTGAAATCGCGCGCGCAGCACTTTCGCGTCGTTCGCGATCAGCAGATCGCCCGGCTCGACGACCTCGGCGATGTCGGCGAAACGCAGGTGACGGATCGGCCCCTTGCGAGGCAGCACGAGAAGCCGCGAGGCGTCGCGACGATCGGCGGGTCGCTGCGCTACGAGCGCTTCGGGAAGTACGTAATCGAAGGCATCCGTGCGGAAATCGGCGGGCGTTTCGTCATCCATCCTCGTCCGCCGCCTGCGATCGCCATAACGCAAGCTTGTCCGCCAAGGCGTCGCGATGCAGCGCGCTGAGCGCTTCGAGCTCGACGCCGACGATCTGGCGGTCGTCGGTCTTCGACGGCGTGCACCACCTGACGACGCCGGTCATCGCGCCGTCCGCGATCTGCGCGATCGCGAACCGCAGCTTCGACCCGAGCGCGAACGGCTCGCCGCACAAGAGGCCGATGCCGCCCTCGCATATGTCGAGCGTCGTCGCATCGATCGGCTTAGGGCCACCTGGGTCGATGATGACGGGGAGCTCTTTGCGGCATCGCTCCCATCGCCGGCGTTGGACCATCGCTACCTCGTCGCGAGCCGGTCCGCGATGCTCGCGAACTGGACGCCGTGGTAGTAGAACTCGAGGATCTCGTCGGCCGTCTTACCCGCTTCCGCCATGCCGCGAGCGCCCCACTGCGCCATGCCGACGCCGTGGCCGAACCCCTCACCAGAGATACGGATGACACCGCCGCGCAAGGAGATCGAATCGATGCGCGTGCTGCGCACGACGTGGTTCCCGACGAGCGCGCGGAACGTCGTCGCCGGTATCACCCGCGCGTCTTTGGTTCCGTTTATCGACACGCTCAGCGCACGACCCGATTCGTCGCGCGATACGACCGCGATCGAACCGATCGAGCCGATGTCGCCGAAGCTGGCGCGAAGGGCCGACGTGAACGTCTGCGCGTCGACGGAAGCGCTCCATCCGTCGTCGGGCGACGTCGTGCAATACGGATCCTGATGCGCGACGAGGTAGGGTTCCGGGTCGGCTAGCGCGTCGCCGCTGCTCGTATACCCTCCATCGCAGCTCGAGTAATACGCGTGCACGACATCGGCGCCCGCCACGAGGATCTTTCCGCGCGTCGAGCTCACCGCCGATTCGACGGTGGGAGTCTCCGCCGCGACTCCTTTATATGCTTGGTCTTGCTCGCCGGCACGCAGATCGTAGCCGAGCCACTCGCGTGTGCCCAGATGCGCGACAGCATAGGTCCTCGCGACGATGGCTTGCGCTTGAAGTGCGGCTCGCGGCCACGACGGGTCCATCTCGCTCCCGACCACGCCGTCGAGGTAACGCTCGAGGTCGACGACGTTGATGATGTCGATCGAGCCGTCGGAAGTCGCCTGGACGATCGCTGCGCCGCGATAGACCGTGCCGTCGATCGCGAGCGGATAACGAGGATCGGCTGGAGCGACGACGATGGCGCTGCCGGCTTGGATAGCGCCCGCGAGAAGCAGGCCATCGGCGTTCGGCCTCACGTCGAGCACCGTCGTGACGTCCGGTTCGACGTACGGGCTTCCGCTCGAGACGTTCGGGGGCCTCACGGTAAGCCCGCCTTCAGAGGAGAGAACGGTGCGGAACTGATCGCGAAGCAGCGATACGCGGATCGGCGTGTCGTCGGCGAGCGCGGGGGCCGCCCACAAGACGACGAGAAGCGCCGCGAGCGCGGCTTTCACAGCAGGCGTGGCTGCCCGGTGTCGTCGTGCCCGATGTGCGCTCGGGCTTGGGGTGTCGCGCGCCGGCCGTTCGCCGACCGCTGCACGAAACCGATCTGGATGAGATACGGCTCGACGACGTCGATCAGCGTGTTCTCCTCTTCGTTGAGACTTGCAGCGAGCGCACCGATGCCCACGGGACCGCCGCGATATTGGACGACGAGCGCGTTCAAGAACGCGCGATCGAGGGCGTCTAGGCCGAGAAGGTCGATCCGTTCGAGCTCGAGGGCGGCTTTGGCGATCTCGCGATCGATGCGACCGTCGGCTTTCACTTCGGCGAAGTCGCGGACGCGACGCAGCAGCCGGTTCGCGATCCGCGGCGTTCCGCGAGCGCGGCCCGCGATCTCCTCGCATCCGCCGGCGTCGATCGCGACGCCGAGCACGGTCGCCGAATGCGCGACGATCTTCGTCAGATCTGCCGGCGTGTAGTATTCGAGATGATGGACGATGCCGAAGCGATCGCGCAGCGGCGCGGTCAGCATGCCTGCGCGCGTCGTCGCGCCGATGAGTGTGAAGCGTTGGAGGTTGATCTTGATCGTCTTCGCGTACGCGCCTTTGTCGACCATGAAGTCGATCGCGAAGTCCTCCATCGCCGGATAGAGGAACTCTTCCACGACGCGGCTCAGGCGGTGGATCTCGTCGATGAAGAGCACGTCGCCGCGCTCGAGGTTCGTAAGGATGCCGACGAGATCGCCGGGCCTTTCGAGGGTCGGGCCGGAGACTTGGCGGAACGTCGCGCCGAGTTCGCGTGCCACGATGTTCGCGAGCGTCGTCTTGCCGAGGCCTGGCGGGCCATGCAACAGGACGTGTTCGAGGGGTTCCCCCCTGCGTTTCGCCGCCTCGATCGAGACCTTGATGTTCTCGACGATCCCGTGTTGCCCGACGTAGTGCTCGAAGCCGGTCGGCCGGAGCGTAACGGTGATTATCTCGTCTTCGATCGTCTCGGTCGCGCTGACGACGGCGTGACGGGACGGCTGCGGCTCTTCGCGCTGCTCTTCACCCCGGACGGTCGGTTTACGCGGCATGTCGGGAGACTGGTTTCCGCTCTCGCGGTGCGCGCCCTTCGCCCAAGGTCTCCGCGGGCGCGGACAGCGAACCACCCGCCATGAACCCGGTGCTGGAGCAGCGATTAGCACGCTCGGCTAATTGGTTTTATTGGATCGCCGGCCTGTCGGTCGTCAACGTATTCGCGGCCAAGTCGAACTACGAGTTCGTCCTCGGCTCGGGTGCGGTCGAGGCCGCGCCGGCGTTCGGACCGACGGCAGCGATCGTCATCGACGTTTGCGTCATCGGCGGTTTCGCGATCCTCGGCTTCCTCGCGTCGCGCCGCCACACATGGGCGTTCATCCTCGGCATGGTGCTCTACGCGCTCGACGGCGTGATCTTCTTAGTCGCGCAGGATTGGATCGCCGCAGCC is part of the Candidatus Eremiobacteraceae bacterium genome and harbors:
- a CDS encoding PilZ domain-containing protein, whose translation is MVQRRRWERCRKELPVIIDPGGPKPIDATTLDICEGGIGLLCGEPFALGSKLRFAIAQIADGAMTGVVRWCTPSKTDDRQIVGVELEALSALHRDALADKLALWRSQAADEDG
- a CDS encoding SpoIID/LytB domain-containing protein; translation: MKAALAALLVVLWAAPALADDTPIRVSLLRDQFRTVLSSEGGLTVRPPNVSSGSPYVEPDVTTVLDVRPNADGLLLAGAIQAGSAIVVAPADPRYPLAIDGTVYRGAAIVQATSDGSIDIINVVDLERYLDGVVGSEMDPSWPRAALQAQAIVARTYAVAHLGTREWLGYDLRAGEQDQAYKGVAAETPTVESAVSSTRGKILVAGADVVHAYYSSCDGGYTSSGDALADPEPYLVAHQDPYCTTSPDDGWSASVDAQTFTSALRASFGDIGSIGSIAVVSRDESGRALSVSINGTKDARVIPATTFRALVGNHVVRSTRIDSISLRGGVIRISGEGFGHGVGMAQWGARGMAEAGKTADEILEFYYHGVQFASIADRLATR
- the ruvB gene encoding Holliday junction branch migration DNA helicase RuvB, which codes for MPRKPTVRGEEQREEPQPSRHAVVSATETIEDEIITVTLRPTGFEHYVGQHGIVENIKVSIEAAKRRGEPLEHVLLHGPPGLGKTTLANIVARELGATFRQVSGPTLERPGDLVGILTNLERGDVLFIDEIHRLSRVVEEFLYPAMEDFAIDFMVDKGAYAKTIKINLQRFTLIGATTRAGMLTAPLRDRFGIVHHLEYYTPADLTKIVAHSATVLGVAIDAGGCEEIAGRARGTPRIANRLLRRVRDFAEVKADGRIDREIAKAALELERIDLLGLDALDRAFLNALVVQYRGGPVGIGALAASLNEEENTLIDVVEPYLIQIGFVQRSANGRRATPQARAHIGHDDTGQPRLL